GGCAGGAAACACCCATGTCATATTGACCTTGGGGATTGAAGCATTTGTGCTATGAATCACTCTGGCAGAGTTATAAACATTATCAGGGCCAACTTCCCGGCTAGCCCCTCCATCCTGATACTTGATCCGGCCACCAAAATACACCCTTTTCGACCCCGAATTCGGTTCCAAATACTCATCATCAGTAATCCAAGTCCTCCATATAGAATCATTAAACGGCGTCACTTTAGAACCCCCCACATTGACCCTATGCACAACTTGAAGCGCTTGCTTAGCTAACCCATTAAAATCCTCAACTTTATCAGAACTCACAAACTTTGCCGTATCAGCAACAAGGTCCTTAGGCGCAGATATAACCTCAATCGCATTCACAAACGCAAAGTTTGATTTTTCAGCAGGAACAAACTCAATTACAAGCTTTCCGGTACTAACCCAGATCAAGAACTCCATAACTATGGGGCTTTGTACACCCCCTGCTCTAAAGTCGGCCAAAGCCACAAACCCATTAACCAAGACATGAAATTGAGAGTTGTTCCAATCGAATTTCAAAGAATTAAAGGTCTGAAAATGGAGGCGTACCATGTGGGTCCCTTCGTCCCGGATCAGGAACTTGTACTTGGAAGGTCGCCTGAAAGCCCTAGCCGTGCTGTAGATTTGGGGCGAATTGGGAGGTGGGTTTTCATTTCTGAGTGTGATGGAGCGGGTAGAGGAGGACAGAGACGAGTCGCGCTTGGCCGAGTCGGGAACGAATAGGCGATTGTCGACGGTGGAGCCCACGGTGGACCCGCAGTCGACGAGGAAGTTGTCTACGGGGGAGAAGGGGGAGTGAGAGAGGGCCGAAagggtggagagagagagtattgAGAGGAAGAGGATGAGC
Above is a window of Prunus persica cultivar Lovell chromosome G2, Prunus_persica_NCBIv2, whole genome shotgun sequence DNA encoding:
- the LOC18787162 gene encoding probable receptor-like protein kinase At5g24010 — encoded protein: MEFPYRKLILFLSILSLSTLSALSHSPFSPVDNFLVDCGSTVGSTVDNRLFVPDSAKRDSSLSSSTRSITLRNENPPPNSPQIYSTARAFRRPSKYKFLIRDEGTHMVRLHFQTFNSLKFDWNNSQFHVLVNGFVALADFRAGGVQSPIVMEFLIWVSTGKLVIEFVPAEKSNFAFVNAIEVISAPKDLVADTAKFVSSDKVEDFNGLAKQALQVVHRVNVGGSKVTPFNDSIWRTWITDDEYLEPNSGSKRVYFGGRIKYQDGGASREVGPDNVYNSARVIHSTNASIPKVNMTWVFPAIAGYKYLVRMHFCDIASISIGLLYFNVYVNGNLAYENLDLSMASNYILASPFYADFVVDGDDSGVLRVSVGPSNMSVPYAIDGVLNGIEIMKLNNSMGSLDGDYCAGWVLRNWPSGHVGFVVPLVAAACLLLSISLVMRRKMNAEGFVAWSRLPMDVSEANAKHGNAHPSS